The DNA sequence TTTAGAATATAAGAAAAGATGATATAAGCCTACAATGATATAAATTCCGATAAGGATGAGAGATAGGAGATCTCGACTTTCATAGATTAGATTTTTATAATAACCTATTTGATAACCACGAGTTACATAAAAACCCGTGTGATCGTATTTCGAATCACCATATAAACGAATTAATAACTGATTTTTTCCATCCAGTAAATTGGTCGGATCTAATTCAAAAACCTGATCCCGAAGGGTTCTATGAAAAGTAATTTTATCTTTTAGAAACTCTCCTTCTTTATGAATAAATTTTCCATTTAAATAAACCTCAAAGGCCTCCCCAATTTCACCAAAACGGATAGCTGTCTGCTTATTTTTTTCAATAGTGTTTAATTCAATTGTAAAATGGGTTAAAAGAGTATAGGTTCCCACTTTATTATGAGATGGATATATTTTATTGATATTTATAGGAAAACTATCGAGGCGAATCCAATTTCGCTCAGGTTGAAAATTCGGAAAAAAGGTTTCATCCACAGAATCATTGATCCACCAGACTCTCGGGCTACATTCCGGAATACTACAATCAAGAGTCAGATCAATAGGTAAAGTTTCTGCCTCAGAGGAAAAAAATGCAGAAAACAACAAACAGAAAAATACAATAAAATATATTTTTTTTAAATGTACCCTTATACTGGAGAAAAAAAGCACCACATTACCTTCTAAAGTTCGGAAGGTTTATATTCTGAATGGCACTTTTTGTAAACTCATAAAATTCTTCGAGACAATATCCCACCGTTCTTCCTTCAAGAATCGTTGCCCTATCGAAACGAGGATTAAAATGTACTTCTTCATCAATATTTTGAATAACCGTTCCACCGGTAGATTCATTATCGTCTAAAATTTTATGAATGAAGGTTTTAAACTCCTGAAATACTTCTACAGCTTCCGACATAAACAATCTGGACTGTTTATTTTTCATTCGTCCCAATTGTTCTTTAAAATCCTGCTTATCACAGAGTGCATATTCTTCAATGGTTTCCGTGAGAACTTTCATATTCCTGCGTATATTCTCAATAGATTTAATGAGATTATCTCTTTCGGTAGCATGAGTAAAGTCTAAAGAAATATGGGAATCTCCCAGGACGGGCAAATATTCCATTTCCATTCGGTTTAAAAGAGTAGCAATCAAATTTATCTCAGAATCGTTGCAATGAGGTGTAAGTTTCATGACTACAAGATTCTCAAGAGGATTCCGTTTCTCGATTTCTGCCTTTCCTTCACCATTGGAATTCTCTTCTCCGGCTTTTTTATGCTTCTCTTTTTCAGCAGTGGCATAGGTAGAATAATGAATATTTTGAGGAATTCCATCCGGAGAAATTTCCAGGATTCTCTTTTTGTATTTTTCTATATACAACCTGGCTCTCTCCTTCTGGTTATCTCTTTTGGATTTTTGCTGAATTGTCTCCAGAAGATTGATTAACCTCTGATATTTTTGTATTTCTATCAACTGCTCACTGCTTAAAGGCATTTTGTTTTACCTGTCTGTTTTGTTTAAAAAGTTTTCGATAGATGCGGTAACCGATTCCATGCTGGTAATATCAAGTGGAACTATCACATCACTATTTTCTTTTGCCAGTTTTTTTAGCTGACTGATATACCTTTCTGATACCTGAAGCCGAACTGCATCTTTTCCACCTTTCATAGAGATGGATTCTGCAATCTTACGGATACTTTTGGCCGTTGCTTCCGCAATAGCTAAAATTTCTTTCGCTTTTCCTTCAGACTCATTAATCCATTTCTGTTTTTCCCCTTCGGACTTATTTATTGCTTCCTGCATCAAACCCTGGGAACGGTTAATACGGGAATTCCTATCTCCTTCAGAAAGAGAAATTTCTGCTCTTTTCTTCAATTCCGAGTTCTTTTGCTTTTCCATGGACTCAATCACCGTTTTTGGAGGAGTCAAGTTCTGGATTTCGTAACGATTTACACGAACTCCCCAGGACTCAGAAGCCTGATCCAGTATATCCACGATTTTTTGATTCATGTTGGCTCTTGCTTCAAAGGTTTTATCCAGATCCATAGTTCCAATAATAGCGCGCATCGTTGTTTGAGCCAGCTGTACTGCGGCATAAACATAGTCATCAATCCCGTAGGATGCTTTTTGTGGATCCAGAACAACCAGATAAAGAATGCCATCCACTTTTACCTGAACGTTATCCCTGGTAATACAGATCTGCGGTTGAACTTCAATAGCCTGTTCTTTCAGAGTATGTTTATAGGAAACCCTATCAATAAAAGGAATCAAAAGGTGAAAACCTGCTTCGAGTGTCGCATTATATTTTCCGAATCGTTCCACAATCAATACTTCCCTTGTGGGAACAATACGAATGGAAGTAATAAATTTAAAAGCTACAAAGAGAATAAACGCTGCCCAAAAACCATATACAAAAAAATCCATTATTTACCCCCTTTAGGCGTCAACTGCGGAAGTTTCCCGGTAACCTTGGAAACCCCTTCAAAAAAGGAAAGGATAGAAGCTACATTGGTAGGTAGAACTGTAGTTTTATTGGTAGCGAGTATTTCTCCCACACTATCAATATATTCCTGGATAATCCGGAGGTCAACCGCTTCAAGTCCACCCTTCTGTGAAATCGCCTCGGAAATTAGCTTGATTCCCTGTGCTGAAGCCTCTGCCATAATTTCAATAGATGCCGCCCTTCCTTCGGCTTCATTAATCCGTTTAAATTTTTCTCCCTGGGAAATATTAATGGCTTCCATTTTCTCCCCTTCGGAACGATTAATCCGGGATTGCCTTTCTCCCTCAGAAAGAGTAATTTCGGCTCTCTTTTCCCTTTCTGCCTTCATCTGCTGTTCCATCTCGTGGAGAACGGAACGGGGAGGAGTAATGTTTTTAATCTCGTAACGAGTCACCTTAATCCCCCAGGGGTCAGTAGCCTCATCTACCTGAGAAACTACATTGGAATTAATCATCTCTCTTTCAGAAAAGGTTTCTTCCAGACTCAGTTTTCCAATCTCTGAACGAAGAGTCGTCTTTGCCAACTGGGCAGATGCCATCAAGTAATTATCAATTCCGTAAGAGGCCTTATAAGGATCCATAATTTTCAGGTACAAAATTCCATCAACTTCTACAGAAACGTTATCACTGGTGATACATTCCTGGGGTGGAACATCATAGGCCACTTCCTTCAGGTTATTCTTATAGGCTACTCTCTCCATAAAAGGAACCAAAAAATGAAAACCTGCATCTAATGTAGCTTTATATTTACCAAAGCTCTCAACAACATACGCAAATTGCTGAGGTACCACGATGAAAGTTTTCATAACAACGACTATCACTATTATAAATAATATAGTTATCCAAAACAATCTATTTGCCCTCTTCTTTATGTAAATTCAGTAAAGTCATCTGTCTCTTTTTTTTGGCTTTCCAAAAAATTTTTCACATCTTCCTCTTTGGCCTTTTCTACCAGGAAAGTCAAGTTATTTCTGGAGATAAGCTTAGCATACTGGCCTTCTTCTATTTCCTCTTCAAAACTGACCGCTTCCCAGACCGTTCCCTGGTATTTTACCTTTCCACCTTTCTTTTTAATCCGAACCTTATTTATAACGGGAACTATTTTCCCAAATTCTTCGTTTACGCTTAAAGGTTTAAAGGTTCTATTAGGAGGGAAAAATTTGCGAAGCATGGTTCCTCCAATAAAAATAAGGAGAAATGAAAGTGTAGAAAGTATAATAATTTGATTTAAAAAAGAAAAATGAAATAAACCATACAAAAGACCGGTTATAATTGCAGAAACACCCACGAATGATACAAAAGTACCCGGGATTCCAAATTCTAAAACTATAAGAACCACTCCGAGAATAATCCACAGATACATCGGATCTATCCAGTTTGTAATGATATTCATTCCAAAAAACCTTCCTTCTGGTATGAACACTTCTTACCTCAAGGGACTATTTGTTTCAAGCAGTTTATTTCCCTTAAACAGTTTTACTCTTTACAAAGTTTCTATCCTTATACTTTCTTCCAGACATGATATCGAAACTCTTTTTTCAAATCGGAGCTTTAAAACTCATCCTGCAAATCCTGAACAAACACCGAAAAAGAAAAGACTCCCTCCTCTTTCTAATCCACTGGACAATTCTAAATATTCCCCCAAAATCCCCCCTGCAAATGCTCCCTCCGGGCCTTTTAGAAACTTTCAAACTAAAAGAATCCCATATTCAAAAGCTTTCCGGCCTTTATATGGGACTGGAAAAAGAACTGGGTACTGCCGGAGCCATTCTCGCTTTTACTGAACTTCTAAACGAATTATCCGCTTACAGTATAAAGAAACGTCTGGAAAAACCCTGAATTTTATATCTTCTGAACATCCTGTCACAAATTGGATATTTTAAATTTAGCTTGACAAATTTTACATCTCATATTCTCCTTGCCTCAGGGATAATAGAGATATAAAATTAATGATTGCATTTAGGAGTAAAACGAATGAGAAGCCTTACAAAAGAATTTACAACAGGAAATGAGACTTTAGATAAACAACACGAAGATATAATAAACTTAATCAACAAATT is a window from the Leptospiraceae bacterium genome containing:
- a CDS encoding paraslipin, yielding MDFFVYGFWAAFILFVAFKFITSIRIVPTREVLIVERFGKYNATLEAGFHLLIPFIDRVSYKHTLKEQAIEVQPQICITRDNVQVKVDGILYLVVLDPQKASYGIDDYVYAAVQLAQTTMRAIIGTMDLDKTFEARANMNQKIVDILDQASESWGVRVNRYEIQNLTPPKTVIESMEKQKNSELKKRAEISLSEGDRNSRINRSQGLMQEAINKSEGEKQKWINESEGKAKEILAIAEATAKSIRKIAESISMKGGKDAVRLQVSERYISQLKKLAKENSDVIVPLDITSMESVTASIENFLNKTDR
- a CDS encoding paraslipin, whose protein sequence is MKTFIVVPQQFAYVVESFGKYKATLDAGFHFLVPFMERVAYKNNLKEVAYDVPPQECITSDNVSVEVDGILYLKIMDPYKASYGIDNYLMASAQLAKTTLRSEIGKLSLEETFSEREMINSNVVSQVDEATDPWGIKVTRYEIKNITPPRSVLHEMEQQMKAEREKRAEITLSEGERQSRINRSEGEKMEAINISQGEKFKRINEAEGRAASIEIMAEASAQGIKLISEAISQKGGLEAVDLRIIQEYIDSVGEILATNKTTVLPTNVASILSFFEGVSKVTGKLPQLTPKGGK
- a CDS encoding NfeD family protein; protein product: MNIITNWIDPMYLWIILGVVLIVLEFGIPGTFVSFVGVSAIITGLLYGLFHFSFLNQIIILSTLSFLLIFIGGTMLRKFFPPNRTFKPLSVNEEFGKIVPVINKVRIKKKGGKVKYQGTVWEAVSFEEEIEEGQYAKLISRNNLTFLVEKAKEEDVKNFLESQKKETDDFTEFT